One Pseudomonas sp. AN-1 genomic region harbors:
- the gmd gene encoding GDP-mannose 4,6-dehydratase, translating into MKKALITGITGQDGSYLAEFLLEKGYEVHGIKRRASSFNTQRVDHIYQDPHVDNQRFILHYGDLTDSSNLTRIIQEVQPDEVYNLGAQSHVAVSFESPEYTADVDAMGTLRLLEAIRLLGLEKKTRFYQASTSELYGLVQEIPQKETTPFYPRSPYAVAKLYAYWITVNYREAYGMYACNGILFNHESPRRGETFVTRKITRGLANIAQGLEPCLYLGNLDALRDWGHAKDYVRMQWLMLQQEQPEDFVIATGVQYSVREFIRWSAAELGLTLRFEGQGVDERAIVAHIEGDKAPALKVGDVIVRVDPRYFRPAEVETLLGDPGKAKQKLGWVPEITVQEMCAEMVREDLKTAQRQSLLKSHGHDIVASVEH; encoded by the coding sequence ATGAAAAAAGCTCTCATCACCGGCATCACCGGCCAAGACGGTTCCTACCTGGCGGAATTCCTGCTGGAGAAGGGCTACGAGGTCCACGGCATCAAGCGGCGCGCCTCCTCCTTCAACACCCAGCGGGTGGACCACATCTATCAGGACCCGCATGTCGACAACCAGAGATTCATTCTCCACTACGGCGACCTGACCGACTCCTCCAACCTCACCCGCATCATCCAGGAAGTGCAGCCCGACGAGGTCTACAACCTCGGCGCCCAGTCGCACGTGGCGGTGAGTTTCGAGTCGCCGGAATACACTGCCGATGTCGACGCCATGGGCACCCTGCGCCTGCTGGAGGCCATCCGCCTGCTCGGCCTGGAGAAGAAGACCCGCTTCTACCAGGCCTCCACCTCGGAACTGTATGGCCTGGTCCAGGAGATCCCGCAGAAGGAAACCACCCCCTTCTATCCACGCTCGCCCTATGCCGTGGCCAAGCTGTACGCCTACTGGATCACCGTGAACTACCGCGAGGCCTACGGCATGTATGCCTGCAACGGCATCCTGTTCAACCACGAGTCGCCGCGTCGCGGCGAAACCTTCGTGACCCGCAAGATCACCCGCGGCCTGGCCAACATCGCCCAGGGCCTGGAGCCCTGCCTGTATCTGGGCAACCTGGACGCCCTGCGCGACTGGGGGCACGCCAAGGACTACGTGCGCATGCAGTGGCTGATGCTGCAGCAGGAGCAGCCGGAGGACTTCGTGATCGCCACCGGGGTGCAGTACTCGGTGCGCGAGTTCATCCGCTGGTCGGCCGCCGAGCTGGGGCTGACGCTGCGCTTCGAAGGCCAGGGCGTCGACGAGCGGGCCATCGTGGCGCACATCGAGGGCGACAAGGCGCCGGCGCTCAAGGTGGGCGACGTGATCGTGCGCGTCGACCCCCGCTACTTCCGTCCCGCCGAGGTGGAAACCCTGCTGGGCGACCCGGGCAAGGCCAAGCAGAAGCTCGGCTGGGTCCCGGAAATCACCGTTCAGGAAATGTGCGCCGAGATGGTCCGCGAAGACCTCAAGACCGCCCAGAGGCAATCCCTGCTGAAGTCGCACGGTCACGACATCGTGGCCAGCGTCGAGCACTGA